The following is a genomic window from Salmo salar chromosome ssa23, Ssal_v3.1, whole genome shotgun sequence.
tgccacgtgcgtccacttatatcagtgcattctTAACAACCTAATTGTTACGAAACGTCTATTCAATCAAATAAGCATTGTGTAGCAAATTAGCAATTAAATGTTCTGTTGACCAAATTCGAGAATCTCTCATTGACCGTCATACATAAATTCTGCACTTCTTGGGCTTGTTTTCCTGGACAGATTTGGGGCAGTACAAAACCTCATCACTTCACCTTTTCCTCTCTGCCGCTGGGACACTTTTTCAGGGGGAGGCTATGAACCCAGCGTGAACCAGCAGAGTTCGCCAGTTGTTTGTTGCGTCGCCTCGCCTTAGCTGAGGAACTCATATTTCTCTTCttcaaaacctaaccctaatcacATTTGCAAACCTTATGCATAACCTTGAATTAAGACCAAAAAAACTAATTTTTGTTCACATACATTCTTACTATATAGCCATTTTTTTACTTTGCAACTGGCCTATCAAGTGGGAACCCAGCCAGGGTTGCCTGGAGGAAAGCCTTTTCAATGTGATGGTGGGAGATCGGGATACAGAATGTGGTTATGGGGGATTATCAGTGCCACTTTGAAAATAAATGCTTAAACGCTAAATAGGTGTGTGAAAATTATAAATGAATTTACATTTTCATATCAGTGTGCATGATTAATGCCACAATAAAATTCCAAAGAAAATGAAAGTAAATGGTGAACATAACTTCCTGAATTAAAATCCCAAATCGTAAACAGAAAATGGTAAGTGCAAGGTGCAAAGAGAAACTGAGTGTCTGTTCTAATTTTCCAACTACCAAATTAGCATGGCCTCTTTTCCATTTTCAAAGTGTATGCAAATAGCTTATTGGAGGCGTGAACTAGGAGAGCAACACGACTCCCACGTGTAGTAGTACTTTCTGGCCATGCTGGGTTCCCTGTGTATTAGTGTGACAACCCAGGGGtctattcactaggaaccaaacgcaATGAAacggagggacctacctgaatttctccaatagaaactctagttTTTGTTCCAAAACATTCacagtttggactaatgattacaccccagggGTGTAATCATTACGTATTGCAACGGAAACCGTTTATCGTTTCAGAaccaaatggaagcaaacagGGCAAAACCAGAGTTTCTACTGAACAAATTCAGATGGGTCCTTCTTCGTTTTGTTCGCTTCCCCttaaacgttttgaaacagaATCAGCGGAACGAATACACATCTAGTCTCCTGTGCCAGAGGCATCCATTCTACGACCCGTAGGTCCACGGTAGCATTTTGAAACCATCTGACCAGGGGTTAAATTGAGTTACGGGGGAAAGCAACacctttgcagcctgaatggagaatgttttatGTACGGTCCACGGGGGGATACGAGTGTATAGATGGATAGATCCCCTTTGGACGGTAAGGTGAAACAACTCAATATCGCCATCTGCCTTTGGGTTATGAAATAACTATGCAACTATGCAGTACTAACAacaatgttaatgttactacactacagtattatGGCTTATAACAACTTCATTTACCCATCTGTCTACCCGTTTGACATTGAAGATTTCTTTGTCCAAACACAACATCATcaacgaaaaagaaaaaaaaggaggaaaaaaatgtatgaattcactactgtaagtcgctctggataagagcgtctgctaaatgactcaaatgtaaatgtaaacaccaTATACGTCAATCATCCAGTCAAGCCAGGCTTTGAACGGGATAATGTATATTTTCGATGAGGATTTATATTGATACTAATTACACAACCAAGTTGCATCAGAACAAGACAATGGGAGTAACAGGAACCACAATTTCTTCCTCCAGAGGGAATACAGTTAAGggtaggcggcaggtagcctagtggttagagtgttagactggtaactgaaaggttgcaagatccctgagctgacaaggtaaaaatctgtcgttctgcccctgaacaaggaggttaacccactgttccctggtaggctgtcattgtaaataagaatttgttcttaactgacttgcctagtcgaAACGCACTCATTATCCATGAGTAGAAAGTTGGCACCGAGCATACACTTTATAGACTAGCTAATAACATTGTGTGCCCAGAAAGTATAATCAACTGTCAGGAAAACTGACTTGGCTACAATCCATgtaaatgatggactgtcatctaAACATTTGTCATGATAATTTCATGGTTATTTCTGTATAATGAAAGGAGTGATTGGATTCTGCGTCCAGGGACATATTCTCGTTTGACATTGTAAGATGTCCGTCTTGTTTAGCAAATGATAAACTCTGTTGCTCTGCTGAAGATGGTTCAGAGGTCAGATGAATTATATAAACGCCATGATCATCAGTCATAAGGAGGAAACTTCACCTGAAACTGTCTTGTTTGAAATGGCCTGAAGAAAACTGCTGGGACCGCTAGAAAAGGTGGCTGTGAACACAGGAGACGGAAActagggtcgtgttcattagggcacactgtaACAAAACTCGTAAGCATTTCAGTTCCTCCCTGTTTAACCAGTTCTCTTTAAAAGCTTTCCACAGTTGAATTCACTAGAGACACAAAGCAGAAGCAAACAGGGGAGGTACAgtttgaatttgtccaataagaaaagcTTCATTTTCCGTTGCATTACGTTTTCTGGGACTGTCAGGCGCCTATCTTTTTCATGCAACTTGATCACTTTACAAGTCATAATGAACCATGTACATCAATAAGTTCCGGATTCAAGTGCCaatgtcagttgtacaactgatttAATATCTCTGTAATAACAAACTTAAAAATTCCAGAGCACAATTACACTTCCACATGTGAGGGATACAACAAAATCCCATtctttaaaaatataaaaataagacACTGGACACATGCTGTATGAAATGCAATAAATAGTTATAAAAATTAATGGGGGAAAATAATGGGCTGTGTTTTAAAGAGAGAATTTGAAAAACAGGAGTCCAGTCAAGATTGGCCATTTCTCCTCCATCTTCCTTCTAGTGTGACGCATGCATTATGATGCCTCAGAAACGGTGTGACCCAATGACTTTTCTTGTGGGGGCCTTCTTCAAAAGGTTTCTGCTCCCAACTGAGGTTGAGCTACATTGCTACTGTTACAGCTAATGTCCGGTATCTGGTCTGCAAACGACTGGGTCATCCACTGGTCGTATGGCATGTGGTTCAATGGTGTAGCTTGGGCTTGGTCCTTACTGGGCATTGCTGAAAggagtataaaaaataaaaaaaacacaatttattcAGACGTAAAAatagtatccacgagttcatctagataaagggcttcatctgactctgggtcagtagagtaagggcttcatctgactctgggtcagtagagtaagggcttcatctgactctgggtcagtagagtaagggcttcatctgactctgggtcagtagagtaagggcttcatctgactctgggtcagtagagtaagggcttcatctgactctgggtcagtagagtaagggcttcatctgactctgggtcagtagagtaagggcttcatctgactctgggtcagtagagtaagggcttcatctgactctgggtcagtagagtaagggcttcatctgactctgggtcagtagagtaagggcttcatctgactctgggtcagtagagtaagggcttcatctgactctgggtcagtagagtaagggcttcatctgactctgggtcagtagagtaagggcttcatctgactctgggtcagtagagtaagggcttcatctgactctgggtcagtagagtaagggcttcatctgactctgggtcagtagagtaagggcttcatctgactctgggtcagtagagtaagggcttcatctgactctgggtcagtagagtaagggcttcatctgactctgggtcagtagagtaagggcttcatctgactctgggtcagtagagtaagggcttcatctgactctgggtcagtagagtaagggcttcatctgactctgggtcagtagagtaagggcttcatctgactctgggtcagtagagtaagggcttcatctgactctgggtcagtagagtaagggcttcatctgactctgggtcagtagagtaagggcttcatctgactctgggtcagtagagtaagggcttcatctgactctgggtcagtagagtaaggccttcatctgactctgggtcagtagagtaaggccttcatctgactctgggtcagtagagtaagggcttcatctgactctgggtcagtagagtaagggcttcatctgactctgggtcagtagagtaagggcttcatctgactctgggtcagtagagtaagggcttcatctgactctgggtcagtagagtaagggcttcatctgactctgggtcagtagagtaagggcttcatctgactctgggtcagtagagtaagggcttcatctgactctgggtcagtagagtaagggcttcatctgactctgggtcagtagagtaagggcttcatctgactctgggtcagtagagtaagggcttcatctgactctgggtcagtagagtaagggcttcatctgactctgggtcagtagagtaagggcttcatctgactctgggtcagtagagtaagggcttcatctgactctgggttaGAAggtaaagggcttcattgcctaACTCCTGAAGTAACCCTTTAACAAACCAACAGCTGTATGAATAGTGATGACAAGTCGTTCATCTTTCCTATCATCCGAGATGCACTAAcgaaagacaaaaaaaaaccaCTCTTCAGAAACTTGCTCTCACCGGTCTCTTTGGTGGAGGAAATGTTGCAGTAGCTTGTGCTTTGCCTTGCCTCCTCGCGCTCCCCGTCGCAGGTCTCGTACTCAGGATCCACCTGCTCCTCCTTGATGGCCATCCTCTTAGCATCCTCTGTAGCAGTGATACAGGAAATACAAGATTACTGATCAACAACACTGCTCTTCAACACGATTGCCAATCTACAGAGCATACCCTCACTTATCATTTGAATGTACACCACATGACTGGATATAATTGGCGTAACATGAAGCGCATGATGGCATCCTTATCAATGGCATTAGATTCAGTACATATCAGAGATTCAGTTAACGGCTTTCTCATGTTCGTTCTGAAATAGCAGCGTGAACGAGACTGAAGTGTGGCAACGCTTAACTTAACTCCGTCATGACCATTATTTTACCTTTGGCAAGTCCCAAGTTGAAGTGGTACTCAGTCTCTTGCACCTCGCGGGCCACTGAGACCACACCTTTGATCTTGTCCCGTAGCTCCTTCAGCTTGATGTAGAAGTGAACCTTGTCCTGAGCGCGGGGGAACTGGGCACAGCGGGGGCTTGACGAAGGCATCAAGTAGCACACCTGGGATGTATGCAATGAGTGAAGATATTCGCAACGTTGCAGGTAGAAATGTTTGGAGCCGACACGGCTCACAGCTCTACGTGACATTACGCTAAACTTGATCTACAATGCATTTCTATCGGAAGCTATAACGTTGTACCCTCTTGAACAGACCCCAAAACAACAGTAGGAACAGACAATGAGAGAATGGATACAAACATGTGCTACTagttactacactgaacaaaaattaaaaaacgcaacatgcaacaatttcaaagattttaaggcaatccgtcaattgaaataaattcattaggccctaatctatggagttcagataccttaaaaaaaaaaaagggggggcgtggatcagaaaaccagtcagtatctggtgtgaccatttgcctcatgcagcgtgacatctccttcacatagagttgatcaggctgttgattgtgacctgtagaatgttgtcccactcctcttcaatggctgtacgaagttgctggatattggcggtaactggaacacgctgtcgtatgcatctatccagagcatcccaaacatgctcaatgggtgacatttctggtgagtatgcaggccatggaagaactgcaacattttcagcttctaagaattgtgtacagatccttgcgacatagggccatgcattatcatgctgacacatgaggtgatggcagaggatgaatggcacgacaatctctctgcattcaaattgccatcgataaaatgtagttgtgttcgttgtcagtagcttatgcctgtccataccataacctcaccatggggcattctgctcgcacacctgtcaggtggatggattatcttggcaaaggacaaatgctcactaacagggatggaaacaaatttgtgcacaacatttttgagaaataagcttgtgtgtatgaaacatttctgggatcttttatttcagctcataaaacatgggaccaacactttctttacatgttgcgtttatattttggttcagtgtattTTGGTAAAACTACTTACTGTTTCGGTTTCTGGGATTTTGTACGGCTGTAAGCCAAACTCGAGTTTCTTTGCCTTCACTCCAAAGATCTCTTTGCTGAAAATTTCATAAATACCTGCCAAAGAAgagtaatttaacctttatttaactaggcaagtcagtgaagaacaaattcttatttacaatgacggcctacaccggccaaacccggacgacgctgggccaattgtgcgccggcccTATGGGACAcctaatcacggccggttgtgatacagcctggatttgaaccagggtgtctgtagtgacgcctctagcactgataagcagtgccttagaccgctgtgatacagcctggaatcgaaccagaccGTAATGCAATGAATATCATCATGAAATGATGTAGGTCTAACTTTTGTCGAAATgacaagtatttctgtttttatctgTAAAAGACAAAACAAACTATAATTGTAATTACTGATATCCTCTAAAAATGTGCTCACATTTTCCGTTGAAAGCTGCAATTAGTGGCTTGTATTTCTTCAGCTTCTCCACCAATTGCCGGCCTCCTTCACGAAACTCTTTGCTGTAGAAATAGTAACAAATTTAGCCTAGACAATGAACTAGAAAGAAAATGCAGCATGGATGTTTAATGACATCTGTGCTTTTTTTTATTACTATAGGTTTATTACTATAGGTTTATTACTATAGGTTTGACACCTTGAGAGGTCTTTGCTTCCTGGCGTTGTCCTCTCCACCATGTTGGTAAAGCCAATGCCATACTTCTCCGGCAGGCTCAGATCATGCATGTGGTTGAGCTGCTCATCAGTGAGACCAGAGAGGAACAGGCATTTCCCTAAGTtccaaaacaaaaacaagctCAATCACTTTCATCATAATGTTACTAATAACGTGGGTTGTGTTCACTAGGCACGAAACGGAAGAAAGCGTTCTAAAACGAGTCAAAGAGAGAGGTACCGTTTGAACTCGTCCAACAAGaatggcttgtttttttttcttccgctGCACAATGttttgccctaatgaacatgaccctaaTCAGGCAGTCAGTATGTGGTATTACAGtactctgtatgtatgtatggaaatagaagtgagtgctacgtacAAAAATGGTTTCCTGGGTTTGGGTAATGTCGTCCCTTGTAGGCTGACAACAGTCCTGGATTGATACCAATCTGAGAAAGGGATCATAATTTCTTATTATTGCAAAATGCTAGAGACCGAAGAGGCATTTTTGATTAGATTCAAATTCACAACACACGTAGTACATGGGTTTAATCTAATGAAAAGTTGTGTTTGATCCAATGTGCTATCATTAGGGTAGAATGGTGTGTGTATTCCAGGGGCTATCATTAGGGTAGAATGGTGTGTGTATTCCATGTGCTATCATTAGGGTAGAATGGTGTGTGTATTCCATGTGCTATCATTAGGGTAGATTGGTGTGTGTATTCCATGTGCTATCATTAGGGTAGCATGGTGAGTGTATTCCATGTGCTATCATTAGGGTAGAATGGTGTGTGTATTCCATGTGCTATCATTAGGGTAGCATGGTGAGTGTATTCCATGTGCTATCATTAGGGTAAAATGGTGTATTCCATGGGCTATCATCAGGGTAGAATGGTGTATTCCATGTGCTATCATTAGGGTAGAATGGTGTGTGTATTCCAGGGGCTAGCATCAGGGTAGAATGGTGTATTCCATGGGCTATCATTAGggtaggatggtgtgtgtattcCAGGGGCTAGCATCAGGGTAGAATGGTGTATTCCATGGGCTATCATTAGGGTAGAATGGTGTGTGTATTCCAGGGGCTAGCATCAGGGTAGATGGTGTATTCCATGGGCTATCATTAGGGTAGAATGGTGTGTGTATTCCAGGGGCTATCATCAGGGTAGAATGGTGTGTGTATTCCATGTGCTAGCATCAGGGTAGAATGGTATATTCCAGGGGCTAGCATCAGGGTAGAATGGTGTATTCCAGGTGCTAGCATCAGGGTAGAATGGTGTATTCCATGTGCTAGCATCAGGGTAGAATGGTGTATTCCATGTGCTAGCATCAGGGTAGAATGGTGTATTCCATGGGCTATCATTAGGGTAGAATGGTGTATTCCATGGGCTATCATTAGGGTAGAATGGTGTATTCCATGGGCTATCATTAGGGTAGAATGGTGTATTCCATGGGCTATCATTAGGGTAGAATGGTGTATTCCATGGGCTATCATTAGGGTAGAATGGTGTATTCCATGGGCTATCATTAGGGTAGAATGGTGTATTCCATGGGCTATCATTAGGGTAGAATGGTGTATTCCATGGGCTATCATTAGGGTAGAATGGTGTATTCCATGGGCTAGCATCAGGGTAGAATGGCCtatcattaataatagtacagataaaaaaataaaaataaaaaataaaaaaattggccaAACTTTACATAAACAGCCCTACTCAACATCACCAATCTGAAAATCTCACAAATTAAATGACATTAAAACTCACTATCAAAATGTCCAGGTTGTGGTCAATAATATCTGGCAGCGTTTTGGCCATAACCTCATCCACTGACATGCCATTGAAACGGTTAAGGGTCCTTTTGGCTTTCTTCAGGGCCTCTGCCTGATCGTAGTCCTCCTGTGGTTGGCCCTCCCCCGGCTTCTGTTTGGGAGGCcgacctctctttctcttccctggCGTCGGAGCTAAAAGACAGAAAATTAACAAGTTTGCGGGGGAATCCATTTGAGGTGAGGTACAGAATCGCAAATCTTGATCACATAATGAGTGGTTATCTGGGAAGCAAAATGGGGATTTATAAAAATCAGTGATCCTGTGCAGTTCGACTGCAATGTAGTCAATCTCAGACACGCCCAATGATTCTGTGGAAGGTACTAGACAAATACAATTGGATTGATTACTGGAACAGCACCGCGTGAGGATAGGTCAGTTCATGTTAACACCAGGGTGGTGGGGACTGGGGAAATGTGTGTACGCAGAGGAGAGAGTGCACGACAAATAGAGCTGTACAAATATTGACCACGCAAACATGGCAGACGGCATGGCTAAGTAAGGAGGGGGGGGGTCATCACATACCTTGTGATGTATCTACAGGCTGATCATGTTGGACAATAGGCTCTTGATGGAAGTCGTGATGGAAGTCCAGCTCTTGGTGGACAGGGGGGTCCTGGTGGACAGACAGCTCTGTCATGACCCGGTCCTCTCTGGATCCCTCCATGTAATGACCCATATGACCCGTGTTATGGTACTGCATAACATGTTGAGCTTGGGGGTGCTGCTGGGTGGACTGGTACCTACAGGTCCAGAAGACAAAAGAAACAGACTGGGGTGACACCATCTTCTTTTGTTTTCAAATGGGGTTTGTCCAGAGAGGTGACAAACCGGAAGACAAAGAAATGACTGAGggtccatagagaaatggttCATGCTCCTGGGAACCCAGTATATATGAGTTTACATCAACAAATATGACAGCAACCTTCATAGAATCTCCCACACACATTGGTTTGACGTCTCATGTTTCCTGGTCAGAAAACATTCATGGCCCTACTCATGGGCCAACTATTTGATTTGACATGGGTGTGTGTGCTATTAATGATCATGTTGTAAGTACGCAAATGTTTTAACGTCTAGGATTACTTTAGTTAAATGTAAATGGCCTATCAATGACGTGTCACCTCACTCTGCATCCATAGAGTAACTTTGCATATAAACTTCCAATCAGCTTTTTTCTTTGCAAAATCTTTACGTAATCATGTACATTGTACCATGTAGAAATGTCTGCCTTCCTGCCGGTCTGTCTTCACAGGATCATAATGGTTTCTTAATTTTAAAAAGTATAGTGTTGCAGGGCAAAAAAAGCATGCTTTGTCTAATGATGACAATAATACATAGCCAGTTGTAGGCCATGACGATAGGAACTGTTATGACAGTTGTTGTAAAATCAGCTTTATTTCATACATGTCGATGGAGACCTCCACAACAATTGTATTTTATGCAAAACCTCCCAACACCAACGCGTTTGGAGGACAACTCACCACTGTTGGAGATAATCCGTAGGAACCGTCAGTGACGTATACTGCTTTTCTTCCATCTTTACGAGGATTTACTTAAATAAATTAACATTCATGTTGCTGTTAGCTACAATGATATGCCCTTTTACACTGTAATTTACCACAGTAGGAGTATTGGCGAACTATCGGCCTTTAGATTTGGCAAACTGAATGTTATCACAACACCACAAAGACGTTTGGTGGTAAGAAGGGTTACAGACAACTAACATTCATTCTAGCTACTAAACAAGCTTGCTGGGAAATTGCCAGGGGAGTATATAAACGTGCTAATACAAAAGATGTTGAGCAGCGACATACCTGTTATACATATGTTTAGAATTCCTTTTTCACAAAATGTACCGATTGAGGGCGATCAATGGACCCAAAACAAAGACCATTTAGGAACATTGGGGTGAAGCGTTTTTCAGTTTATTGTTAGCTTTACCCCCAACAAAAGTATTTGCGTTGTCGCCACCTACTGGGTTGGAGTGTGGAGCTCACATCATTAATCCATtcaaaattaaatcaaattgtattggtcgcgtacacatattttgcGGATGTTATCGCGGGTGCAGCGAAAatcttatgttcctagctccaacagtgcagtaatgcctaACAATACACCCAAATCCCCAAAATTAATATAAAGGAATTAAtattagaacgagcaatgtcagagtccggaatataactatctatgtatatgatggtgtgtatagacattatggacagtatatgaataaaaaagttgtgtacagcagtagttataggatgagccttgactagaacacAATACATACATATGAAGTTGGTAAAACGGTATGTAAACACTATTAAAGTGACAAGTATTCAATTATAAATGtccatagggcagcagtctcgtAAGGTGCAGGGTCGAGtaccggctagtaacagtgactaaagttcagagcagaggccggctagtggtgactttttaacagtctgatggcctggagaagTCCCACCTGCACTGTCTCCACCTTCTAGAtagtagcagggtgaacaggctgcggcttgggtggctgaggtccttgatgatcttcctgTGATACCAGGTGCTGTTGATGTCCTGTGGGGCAGGCACCACcccctggagagccctgcggttgcagacaccttaccaggtggtgatacagtccaacaggattttttattttactagccaaatcagttaagaaaaaattattgttttcaatgacggcctaggaacagtgggttaactgccttgctcatgggcagaacgacagatttttaccttgtcaactcggggattcgatcttgcaacctttcggtaactagtccaacactaaccactaggctaccagccgttCCATAGAGGAtggtctcaatggtgcatctgtagaggtttgtgagggttttaggggccaagctggctttcttcagcctcctgaggttaaagaggtgctgttgtgccttcttctccacactgtctgtgtggatggaacAATTCAGGTTGTCAGTAATGTgtggccctgtcgatgtggatggaacAATTCAGGTTGTCAGTAATGTCGATGTGGATGGAACAATTCAGGTTGTCAGTAGTGTGTGGCCCTTGTCAGTAATGTgtggccctgtcgatgtggatggaacAATTCAGGTTGTCAGTAATGTgtggccctgtcgatgtggatggaacAATTCAGGTTGCCAGTAATGTgtggccctgtcgatgtggatggaacAATTCAGGTTGTCAGTAATGTgtggccctgtcgatgtggatggaacAATTCAGGTTGTCAGTAATGTgtggccctgtcgatgtggatgggggcgtgctccctctgcagtatttgtattttttgtactTATTATgtctccccattagttcctgccaaggcagcggctactcttcctggggtttattatggatccccattagttcccgccaaggcagcggctactcttcctggggtttattatggatccccattagttcccgccaaggcagcggctactcttcctggggtttattatggatccccattagttcccgccaaggcagcggctactcttcctggggtttattatg
Proteins encoded in this region:
- the LOC106584662 gene encoding G/T mismatch-specific thymine DNA glycosylase isoform X2, encoding MYNRYQSTQQHPQAQHVMQYHNTGHMGHYMEGSREDRVMTELSVHQDPPVHQELDFHHDFHQEPIVQHDQPVDTSQAPTPGKRKRGRPPKQKPGEGQPQEDYDQAEALKKAKRTLNRFNGMSVDEVMAKTLPDIIDHNLDILIIGINPGLLSAYKGRHYPNPGNHFWKCLFLSGLTDEQLNHMHDLSLPEKYGIGFTNMVERTTPGSKDLSSKEFREGGRQLVEKLKKYKPLIAAFNGKCIYEIFSKEIFGVKAKKLEFGLQPYKIPETETVCYLMPSSSPRCAQFPRAQDKVHFYIKLKELRDKIKGVVSVAREVQETEYHFNLGLAKEDAKRMAIKEEQVDPEYETCDGEREEARQSTSYCNISSTKETAMPSKDQAQATPLNHMPYDQWMTQSFADQIPDISCNSSNVAQPQLGAETF
- the LOC106584662 gene encoding G/T mismatch-specific thymine DNA glycosylase isoform X1, whose protein sequence is MEEKQYTSLTVPTDYLQQWYQSTQQHPQAQHVMQYHNTGHMGHYMEGSREDRVMTELSVHQDPPVHQELDFHHDFHQEPIVQHDQPVDTSQAPTPGKRKRGRPPKQKPGEGQPQEDYDQAEALKKAKRTLNRFNGMSVDEVMAKTLPDIIDHNLDILIIGINPGLLSAYKGRHYPNPGNHFWKCLFLSGLTDEQLNHMHDLSLPEKYGIGFTNMVERTTPGSKDLSSKEFREGGRQLVEKLKKYKPLIAAFNGKCIYEIFSKEIFGVKAKKLEFGLQPYKIPETETVCYLMPSSSPRCAQFPRAQDKVHFYIKLKELRDKIKGVVSVAREVQETEYHFNLGLAKEDAKRMAIKEEQVDPEYETCDGEREEARQSTSYCNISSTKETAMPSKDQAQATPLNHMPYDQWMTQSFADQIPDISCNSSNVAQPQLGAETF